The following coding sequences lie in one Syngnathus scovelli strain Florida chromosome 1, RoL_Ssco_1.2, whole genome shotgun sequence genomic window:
- the top6bl gene encoding type 2 DNA topoisomerase 6 subunit B-like isoform X2, protein MAPEAVSHDKMLEKIKQALRLFVLLGKKSTCQGAILVLFWAEPGSTRSYCTVAAAGSKWRRIQPDILQNVLTDVKFPRAGPIPEPDLKDLCAFTDVHGCLKLVLTFQIKDFICFGPEWSACVEAFLNVFSLANATISVQLRCKFPQQTIQQEFRASFTRRLTSAMKPSLMLDVTCRSFADKPVEKGRWCPGGHPVLGSMLPLSIPPESMDSGLYGELNMQLVTLLSPCVLHYPNLKTLLTHVKVLAYTPTNVPMTLPFAFFRNLPVYLDCRELSDPSDSSIVYTLGHKTCQEPEKRLHLLPVKQKLSMFLFLQHTDPFASQLSDVMVTDALIERHLEDILNNNRQAVTGVLHMELSNTLKAQDCRKKVEECLESAHET, encoded by the exons ATGGCACCTGAGGCTGTCTCACACGATAAGAtgctggaaaaaataaaacag GCGCTACGGCTCTTCGTACTATTGGGAAAGAAAAGTACCTGTCAAGGGGCCATTTTGGTCCTTTTCTGGGCCGAACCAGGATCTACACGCTCATACTGCACTG TTGCAGCTGCAGGTTCCAAATGGAGAAGAATCCAACCGGATATACTCCAAAATG tCCTAACAGATGTAAAGTTTCCCCGCGCCGGACCTATTCCGGAGCCTGACCTGAAGGATCTGTGCGCTTTCACTGATGTGCACGGCTGCTTGAAATTAGTTCTTACCTTCCAG ATAAAGGATTTTATATGCTTTGGTCCAGAGTGGTCTGCCTGTGTGGAAGCTTTTCTAAATGTATTTAGTCTGGCCAATGCAACG ATCAGCGTGCAGCTGCGATGCAAATTTCCTCAGCAGACAATTCAGCAAGAATTTAG AGCGAGCTTCACAAGGAGACTTACATCTGCAATGAAACCGTCGCTGATGTTGGATGTCACCTGTCGTTCCTT CGCCGACAAGCCGGTGGAGAAAGGAAGGTGGTGTCCCGGAGGCCACCCTGTCTTGGGCAGCATGTTGCCTCTCAGCATCCCACCTGAGAGCATGGACAGCGGCCTGTACGGCGAACTCAACATGCAGCTCGTGACCCTGCTTTCACCCTGTGTGCTGCACTACCCCAACCTGAAAACCCTTCTTACACACGTGAAA GTGTTGGCTTACACCCCTACTAATGTTCCCATGACATTGCCCTTCGCCTTCTTCCGAAACCTCCCAGTTTATCTGGACTGCCGAGAATTgtcag ATCCTTCTGACAGCAGCATTGTGTACACTTTGGGGCACAAAACGTGCCAGGAGCCTGAGAAAAGGTTACATCTGCTCCCCGTCAAACAGAAACTCTCGATGTTCCTCTTCCTGCAGCACACTGACCCGTTTGCTTCGCAGCTCTCAGATGTCATGG TCACTGATGCTTTGATTGAGCGCCACTTGGAGGACATTCTGAACAACAACAGGCAGGCGGTCACAGGAGTGCTGCACATGGAGTTAAGTAACACACTGAAGGCTCAAGATTGCAGAAAGAAG GTTGAAGAATGTCTTGAAAGTGCCCATGAAACCTGA
- the tstd1 gene encoding thiosulfate:glutathione sulfurtransferase — protein MSQALQLLRNTRTALRCVQWSVSTRMAGTATMDVSYDDLKALMEKGQNLLLVDVRTQQEVDKGRIPGSLHIPVDEVQGAFGLEPEAFKAKYGVTKPPLNSSELVFHCQMGKRGATATTKANQLGYLNARNYAGGYKEWSERGGK, from the exons ATGTCGCAAGCCCTGCAGCTGCTGCGAAATACGCGTACTGCATTGAGGTGCGTACAGTGGAGCGTATCTACAAGAATGGCGGGGACAG CCACTATGGATGTATCATATGATGATCTGAAAGCACTCATGGAAAAAGGACAAAACCTACTTCTTGTTGATGTCCGTACTCAGCAGGAAGTGGACAAGGGACGCATACCTGGATCGCTTCATATCCCAG TTGATGAAGTACAAGGTGCCTTTGGGTTGGAACCAGAAGCCTTCAAGGCCAAATACGGAGTCACCAAGCCGCCGTTGAACTCTTCAGAGTTGGTCTTTCACTGTCAGATGGGAAAACGAGGGGCAACAGCCACAACCAAAGCAAACCAACTTGGCTACTTGAA TGCACGTAATTATGCCGGAGGATACAAAGAGTGGTCTGAGAGAGGAGGGAAGTGA
- the si:ch1073-303k11.2 gene encoding LRRN4 C-terminal-like protein: protein MTSLRWNPTVLLLFLSVWPLLHSHLVADAASTSPPITHPRFTFITGLDADYDEDYDEESDAVSERPPEVFATTRMKFLQRDLCKVNPCLENQVPCAKLLAETGCLCPGISGVDQPPYPPRLHAMTPVHRGANRGKVEVKWCAPTSVVTQYRVVVEGKDGKAIEFGEASRQGLVGSLEVGTKVCVEAVNKAGHSMPTEFSCMRYDPPSSSDYEVLAGIIGGGILLLFLILGVVVWRCYKNRSTKRDSADGLGNPSYSTEGTL from the coding sequence ATGACATCACTACGTTGGAACCCAACTGTGCTTCTCCTTTTTCTGAGTGTCTGGCCTCTCCTTCACTCCCACCTCGTCGCTGATGCCGCTTCCACTTCTCCTCCAATCACACACCCACGTTTCACATTTATTACTGGTCTAGATGCAGATTACGATGAGGATTATGATGAAGAGAGTGACGCCGTCAGCGAACGTCCTCCAGAAGTATTCGCCACCACAAGGATGAAGTTCCTACAACGGGACCTCTGCAAGGTTAACCCCTGCTTGGAAAATCAGGTGCCCTGTGCCAAGCTGTTGGCAGAGACTGGCTGCCTCTGCCCTGGCATCAGTGGGGTTGACCAGCCTCCTTACCCGCCACGCTTACATGCAATGACGCCAGTCCATAGGGGGGCTAACAGGGGCAAGGTCGAGGTCAAATGGTGTGCTCCAACTTCTGTGGTGACTCAATACAGAGTGGTGGTGGAAGGAAAAGACGGAAAAGCTATAGAGTTCGGGGAAGCTTCACGACAAGGCTTGGTGGGCTCTTTGGAAGTTGGAACCaaggtgtgtgtggaggcagTTAACAAAGCAGGACACAGCATGCCCACAGAGTTTTCCTGCATGCGATATGACCCTCCCTCTTCATCAGACTATGAAGTGTTGGCAGGTATTATCGGAGGAGGGATTCTTCTCTTGTTTCTCATCTTAGGTGTGGTTGTCTGGAGGTGTTATAAGAACAGAAGCACAAAGAGAGACTCAGCTGATGGACTTGGAAATCCCTCATACAGCACAGAAGGAACATTGTGA
- the top6bl gene encoding type 2 DNA topoisomerase 6 subunit B-like isoform X1: MAPEAVSHDKMLEKIKQALRLFVLLGKKSTCQGAILVLFWAEPGSTRSYCTVAAAGSKWRRIQPDILQNVLTDVKFPRAGPIPEPDLKDLCAFTDVHGCLKLVLTFQIKDFICFGPEWSACVEAFLNVFSLANATISVQLRCKFPQQTIQQEFRASFTRRLTSAMKPSLMLDVTCRSFADKPVEKGRWCPGGHPVLGSMLPLSIPPESMDSGLYGELNMQLVTLLSPCVLHYPNLKTLLTHVKVLAYTPTNVPMTLPFAFFRNLPVYLDCRELSDPSDSSIVYTLGHKTCQEPEKRLHLLPVKQKLSMFLFLQHTDPFASQLSDVMVTDALIERHLEDILNNNRQAVTGVLHMELSNTLKAQDCRKKEQEKLLAAAEVILSATVSIVNWSTNLTFRKACLSRMQVINTHELAGSLHEALLRVISWRCVPRKGCYSVQVEECLESAHET; encoded by the exons ATGGCACCTGAGGCTGTCTCACACGATAAGAtgctggaaaaaataaaacag GCGCTACGGCTCTTCGTACTATTGGGAAAGAAAAGTACCTGTCAAGGGGCCATTTTGGTCCTTTTCTGGGCCGAACCAGGATCTACACGCTCATACTGCACTG TTGCAGCTGCAGGTTCCAAATGGAGAAGAATCCAACCGGATATACTCCAAAATG tCCTAACAGATGTAAAGTTTCCCCGCGCCGGACCTATTCCGGAGCCTGACCTGAAGGATCTGTGCGCTTTCACTGATGTGCACGGCTGCTTGAAATTAGTTCTTACCTTCCAG ATAAAGGATTTTATATGCTTTGGTCCAGAGTGGTCTGCCTGTGTGGAAGCTTTTCTAAATGTATTTAGTCTGGCCAATGCAACG ATCAGCGTGCAGCTGCGATGCAAATTTCCTCAGCAGACAATTCAGCAAGAATTTAG AGCGAGCTTCACAAGGAGACTTACATCTGCAATGAAACCGTCGCTGATGTTGGATGTCACCTGTCGTTCCTT CGCCGACAAGCCGGTGGAGAAAGGAAGGTGGTGTCCCGGAGGCCACCCTGTCTTGGGCAGCATGTTGCCTCTCAGCATCCCACCTGAGAGCATGGACAGCGGCCTGTACGGCGAACTCAACATGCAGCTCGTGACCCTGCTTTCACCCTGTGTGCTGCACTACCCCAACCTGAAAACCCTTCTTACACACGTGAAA GTGTTGGCTTACACCCCTACTAATGTTCCCATGACATTGCCCTTCGCCTTCTTCCGAAACCTCCCAGTTTATCTGGACTGCCGAGAATTgtcag ATCCTTCTGACAGCAGCATTGTGTACACTTTGGGGCACAAAACGTGCCAGGAGCCTGAGAAAAGGTTACATCTGCTCCCCGTCAAACAGAAACTCTCGATGTTCCTCTTCCTGCAGCACACTGACCCGTTTGCTTCGCAGCTCTCAGATGTCATGG TCACTGATGCTTTGATTGAGCGCCACTTGGAGGACATTCTGAACAACAACAGGCAGGCGGTCACAGGAGTGCTGCACATGGAGTTAAGTAACACACTGAAGGCTCAAGATTGCAGAAAGAAG GAGCAAGAGAAATTGCTTGCAGCAGCTGAGGTCATTCTCAGCGCAACTGTCAGTATTGTGAACTGGAGCACCAACCTGACCTTCAGAAAAGCCTGCCTGAGTCGCATGCAG GTGATCAATACTCATGAACTTGCGGGCTCTCTCCACGAAGCCTTGCTGAGAGTGATATCATGGAGATGTGTCCCCAGAAAAGGGTGCTACTCTGTTCAG GTTGAAGAATGTCTTGAAAGTGCCCATGAAACCTGA